A single genomic interval of Candidatus Eisenbacteria bacterium harbors:
- a CDS encoding alpha/beta hydrolase has protein sequence MFPRQVPFIPVRSATHELTTDVVYAEVAGVPLRYDHYRPLGVAGPRPVVVVVHGGGWTGGDPSQAGGNALHFARRGIATVSISYRLAPAHRFPAPLDDVRRGLRHVRAHAAEFGIDPDRMVLLGLSAGAHLVMMAHVARELRPLDPDLPAELASVPEDVRGVIAHYGPYDLARRRPIEGWDPIADLLGPRVADPEWVRLASPVQHAAAASAPVFLVHGTADTVVSHRESVRMHEALEQAGRTSELLILEDAPHAFQVDWRGEANQRANAAMDAFLDRVLA, from the coding sequence ATGTTTCCGCGTCAGGTCCCCTTCATCCCGGTGCGCTCGGCCACCCACGAGCTCACGACCGACGTCGTCTACGCCGAGGTCGCCGGTGTTCCGCTGCGTTACGACCACTACCGGCCGCTCGGGGTTGCGGGGCCGCGGCCGGTCGTCGTGGTCGTGCACGGCGGGGGATGGACGGGGGGCGACCCGAGTCAGGCCGGCGGCAACGCCCTTCATTTCGCGCGGCGCGGGATCGCGACCGTGTCGATCTCCTACCGATTGGCCCCGGCGCATCGCTTCCCGGCCCCGCTCGACGACGTCCGGCGCGGGCTGCGCCACGTGAGGGCGCACGCGGCGGAGTTCGGCATCGACCCCGACCGGATGGTCCTGCTCGGTCTCTCGGCCGGCGCACACCTGGTGATGATGGCGCACGTCGCGCGCGAGCTGCGGCCGCTCGATCCGGATCTGCCCGCCGAGCTCGCCAGCGTGCCGGAAGACGTGCGCGGCGTCATCGCGCACTACGGCCCCTACGACCTCGCGCGCCGCAGGCCGATCGAGGGATGGGATCCGATCGCGGACCTGCTGGGCCCGCGTGTCGCCGATCCCGAATGGGTGCGCCTGGCGTCGCCCGTGCAACACGCCGCAGCGGCCAGCGCGCCCGTGTTCCTGGTCCACGGCACCGCCGACACGGTCGTCTCGCATCGCGAATCCGTCCGCATGCACGAGGCGCTCGAGCAGGCCGGACGGACGAGCGAGCTCCTGATCCTCGAGGACGCACCGCACGCCTTCCAGGTCGACTGGCGCGGCGAAGCGAATCAGCGCGCGAACGCCGCCATGGACGCGTTCCTCGACCGGGTGCTCGCCTGA
- a CDS encoding aminotransferase class III-fold pyridoxal phosphate-dependent enzyme — protein sequence MGAEAGRYRETQALFARAERVVPGGIYGHQSPLTLVPGAYPYFFARGAGARLWDVDGNEYLDLMCGYGPIVLGHNHPKVDEAASHEAANGRCYNGPGRPFVELAERLVGLTPWAAWTVFAKNGSDVCTWATEVAREATGKRKILAAKGAYHGAHAWCTPLPGGTTSEDRAHVESYRYNDLASVDHALGVAAGDVAGIIVSPFRHDAFHDQEMPAPGFLAGLRDRCDTLGAVLILDDVRAGFRLSLAGSGAAFGVEPDLTCYCKALGNGYPISAALGREHLRQAATRVFFTGSYWTGPVEMAAALACIDELEASDAIARMKRAGTRLRDGVVAQGKAYGLEVNWTGPPALPFMTFLADEGGFARSRLFAAACVVRGVYLHPYHNWFVCAALGDPDVERILDVTDAAFAEVARSPEP from the coding sequence ATGGGAGCGGAGGCGGGTCGCTACCGCGAGACGCAGGCGCTGTTCGCGCGCGCCGAGCGCGTCGTGCCGGGCGGCATCTACGGCCATCAGTCGCCCCTCACGCTCGTTCCCGGCGCCTATCCGTACTTCTTCGCGCGCGGCGCGGGGGCCCGGCTGTGGGACGTCGACGGCAACGAGTATCTGGACCTCATGTGCGGCTACGGACCGATCGTGCTCGGGCACAACCACCCCAAGGTGGACGAGGCGGCGAGCCACGAGGCCGCGAACGGCCGTTGCTACAACGGCCCCGGCCGTCCGTTCGTCGAGCTCGCGGAGCGGCTGGTCGGCCTCACCCCGTGGGCCGCGTGGACGGTGTTCGCGAAGAACGGCTCCGACGTGTGCACGTGGGCCACAGAGGTGGCGCGCGAGGCGACCGGCAAGCGCAAGATCCTGGCCGCCAAGGGCGCGTACCACGGCGCGCACGCCTGGTGCACGCCGCTGCCCGGCGGCACGACGTCCGAGGACCGCGCGCACGTGGAGTCGTATCGCTACAACGACCTCGCGAGCGTCGACCACGCGCTCGGCGTGGCCGCGGGCGACGTCGCCGGCATCATCGTGAGCCCGTTTCGTCACGATGCCTTCCACGACCAGGAGATGCCGGCGCCGGGTTTTCTCGCCGGGCTCCGCGACCGGTGCGACACGCTCGGCGCAGTGCTGATCCTCGACGACGTCCGGGCCGGCTTCCGGCTCTCGCTCGCCGGATCGGGCGCCGCCTTCGGCGTCGAGCCCGACCTCACGTGCTACTGCAAGGCGCTGGGCAACGGGTATCCCATTTCGGCAGCGCTCGGGCGGGAGCACCTGCGGCAGGCCGCGACGCGCGTCTTCTTCACGGGCTCGTATTGGACGGGTCCGGTCGAGATGGCGGCCGCCCTCGCCTGCATCGACGAGCTGGAGGCGAGCGACGCCATCGCGCGGATGAAGCGTGCGGGCACGCGCCTGCGCGACGGCGTGGTGGCACAGGGCAAGGCGTACGGGCTCGAGGTCAACTGGACCGGTCCACCCGCGCTGCCGTTCATGACGTTTCTCGCCGACGAGGGCGGCTTCGCGCGCAGTCGCCTCTTCGCCGCCGCCTGCGTCGTGCGCGGCGTCTATCTGCACCCGTACCACAACTGGTTCGTCTGCGCCGCGCTCGGCGACCCGGACGTGGAGCGCATCCTCGACGTGACCGACGCCGCGTTCGCGGAGGTCGCGCGGTCGCCGGAACCCTAG
- a CDS encoding AAA family ATPase gives MYETFFGLGDAPFRLTPDPRYLFLSKKHEDALAHLRLGLTESGFVCITGDVGTGKTTLLRHFLANLGPDVSTAYVFNPSLSALELLQTINAEFGLPASNTSKKALTDLLNAHLLKLRQEARRAVVIIDEAQALDIDVLEQLRLLSNLETPTEKLLRIILVGQPQLRGLLQHPELVQLNQRITLRWHIGPLSAAETSAYVRHRLSVASHAKARDLFTRRALALVHRYSGGVPRLTNMLAHRALLAAFAAERQRVTARDVRKAYREVSTVPLPGARRRSWLVPAIVTATAAGALIAIGARRLAPPPESPAPTVTAPSTGPLLANITADTPQPGENLAAMTTTSTTVPAPSPEQRLTAMDGAATLHGALGAIARAWQKPGPADDDRQEADLARFAERRGLEDLAITGNLAMLRLIDVPAVLELRFPGAPDPRWAALVALEPDRATLAVDGEPVVVEPAFLERYWYGRAHVFSPDFEGLGPGAIAVDARGARVIRLQALLGRTGLYDGGETGLFGPTTRTAVTAFQRSRYIEPDGQVGKLTRMVLYAAVGGYHRPTLVGGGSTS, from the coding sequence ATGTACGAGACGTTCTTCGGTCTCGGCGACGCGCCGTTCCGGCTGACGCCCGACCCGCGCTACCTCTTCCTGTCGAAGAAGCACGAGGACGCCCTCGCGCACCTTCGCCTCGGCCTCACCGAGAGCGGCTTCGTCTGCATCACCGGCGACGTCGGCACCGGGAAGACGACGCTCCTGCGTCACTTCCTCGCGAACCTCGGGCCCGACGTCTCGACCGCGTACGTCTTCAATCCGTCCCTGTCGGCGCTCGAGCTGCTGCAGACGATCAACGCCGAGTTCGGCCTGCCCGCGTCGAACACGAGCAAGAAGGCCCTCACCGACCTGCTGAACGCGCATCTGCTCAAGCTGCGCCAGGAAGCCCGGCGCGCCGTCGTCATCATCGACGAGGCCCAGGCCCTCGACATCGACGTGCTGGAGCAGCTCCGGCTGCTCTCGAATCTCGAGACGCCGACCGAGAAGCTCCTGCGCATCATCCTGGTCGGGCAGCCACAGCTCCGCGGCCTGCTGCAGCATCCCGAGCTGGTGCAGTTGAACCAGCGCATCACGCTGCGCTGGCACATCGGCCCCCTCTCGGCGGCGGAGACCAGCGCCTACGTGCGCCATCGCCTCTCGGTGGCGAGCCACGCCAAGGCGCGCGATCTCTTCACCCGCCGCGCGCTGGCACTCGTCCATCGCTACTCGGGCGGCGTGCCGCGTCTCACCAACATGCTCGCGCATCGCGCACTGCTCGCCGCGTTCGCCGCCGAGCGCCAGCGCGTCACGGCGCGCGACGTGCGCAAGGCGTACCGCGAGGTGTCGACGGTGCCGCTGCCGGGGGCGCGGCGTCGCTCGTGGCTCGTCCCGGCGATCGTGACCGCGACCGCCGCCGGAGCGCTCATCGCCATCGGCGCCCGCCGGCTCGCGCCGCCGCCCGAGTCGCCGGCCCCGACCGTGACCGCGCCGAGCACGGGTCCGCTGCTCGCGAACATCACCGCAGACACGCCCCAGCCTGGCGAGAACCTGGCGGCGATGACGACGACGTCGACCACGGTGCCGGCGCCCTCGCCCGAGCAGCGGCTCACGGCCATGGACGGCGCCGCGACCCTCCACGGCGCGCTCGGCGCCATCGCGCGCGCCTGGCAGAAGCCCGGACCGGCCGACGACGACCGGCAGGAAGCCGACCTCGCGCGCTTCGCCGAACGGCGCGGCCTCGAGGACCTGGCGATCACCGGCAACCTCGCCATGCTGCGCCTCATCGACGTGCCCGCCGTGCTCGAGCTTCGCTTCCCCGGCGCTCCGGACCCGCGCTGGGCGGCGCTGGTCGCGCTCGAGCCCGACCGTGCCACGCTCGCCGTGGACGGCGAGCCGGTGGTCGTCGAGCCTGCCTTCCTCGAGCGCTACTGGTACGGCCGCGCCCACGTGTTCTCGCCCGACTTCGAAGGGCTGGGGCCGGGTGCGATCGCGGTCGACGCGCGCGGCGCCCGCGTCATCCGGCTCCAGGCCCTGCTCGGGCGTACCGGCCTCTACGACGGCGGCGAGACGGGTTTGTTCGGCCCGACGACGCGCACGGCGGTCACGGCCTTCCAGCGCTCGCGGTACATCGAGCCCGACGGACAGGTCGGGAAGCTGACGCGCATGGTGCTCTACGCCGCCGTCGGCGGCTACCACCGCCCGACGCTCGTCGGCGGCGGGAGCACTTCGTGA
- a CDS encoding VOC family protein: protein MPVEVIGIDHVYVTVRDLARSEAFYDRVMRVLGYRKVRAPIGGDPHVHYYNRQFGFSLRPARPGTPDHDPYAPGLHHFCFRVHDQVAVDRAARELGNEGVGATPPRYYPEYAADYYATFFTDPDGVRLEITNFREARRQRMFDWNAEQ, encoded by the coding sequence ATGCCGGTCGAGGTCATCGGCATCGATCACGTCTACGTCACGGTGCGCGACCTCGCGCGCTCCGAGGCCTTCTACGATCGCGTCATGCGCGTGCTCGGCTATCGGAAGGTGCGCGCGCCCATCGGCGGCGACCCCCACGTCCACTACTACAACCGGCAGTTCGGCTTCTCGCTGCGTCCCGCGCGCCCCGGCACGCCCGACCACGATCCCTACGCGCCGGGGCTGCACCACTTCTGCTTCCGCGTCCACGATCAGGTCGCCGTCGATCGGGCGGCGCGGGAGCTCGGGAACGAAGGCGTCGGCGCGACGCCGCCGCGCTACTATCCTGAGTACGCCGCCGACTACTACGCCACCTTCTTCACCGACCCCGACGGTGTGCGCCTCGAGATCACGAACTTCCGCGAGGCGCGACGGCAGCGGATGTTCGACTGGAACGCGGAGCAGTAG
- a CDS encoding SDR family oxidoreductase produces MQNLFDVRDKVVLVTGGSRGIGLMIAEGFVDAGARVYISARKADVCNQAAADLSKKGMCVSLPADCGTEAGCRGLAAALAEREPALHVLVNNAGANWGAPLSEYPDTAFDKVFALNVKGVFHLTRACLPLLEKGARPGDPARVINIGSIDGLQAPMLETYAYSSSKAAVHHLTRVLAHRFAPNITVNAVAPGPFESKMMHETLERFRDVIVGGCPMGRIGEPADMAGVAIYLASKAGAYVTGAVIPVDGGISTRHG; encoded by the coding sequence ATGCAGAATCTCTTCGACGTTCGCGACAAAGTCGTGCTGGTGACCGGCGGCTCGCGCGGCATCGGCCTCATGATCGCCGAGGGCTTCGTCGACGCCGGCGCCAGGGTCTACATCTCGGCGCGCAAGGCCGACGTGTGCAACCAGGCGGCGGCCGACCTCTCGAAGAAGGGCATGTGCGTCTCCCTGCCCGCCGATTGCGGCACCGAGGCAGGCTGTCGCGGGCTCGCGGCCGCGCTCGCCGAGCGCGAGCCGGCGCTCCACGTGCTCGTGAACAACGCCGGTGCCAACTGGGGCGCGCCCCTTTCGGAGTACCCGGACACCGCCTTCGACAAGGTCTTCGCCCTCAACGTGAAAGGCGTCTTCCACTTGACGCGCGCGTGCCTGCCGCTGCTCGAGAAGGGTGCACGTCCCGGCGATCCCGCGCGCGTCATCAACATCGGGTCCATCGACGGCCTGCAGGCGCCGATGCTCGAGACCTACGCCTACTCGTCGAGCAAGGCCGCGGTGCACCACCTGACGCGCGTCCTCGCGCACCGCTTCGCGCCGAACATCACCGTGAACGCCGTCGCACCCGGCCCGTTCGAGAGCAAGATGATGCACGAGACGCTCGAGCGCTTCCGCGACGTCATCGTCGGCGGCTGTCCCATGGGCCGCATCGGCGAGCCCGCCGACATGGCGGGCGTCGCGATCTACCTCGCCTCGAAGGCCGGCGCGTACGTGACCGGCGCCGTCATCCCCGTCGACGGCGGCATCTCGACGCGGCACGGGTAG
- a CDS encoding alpha/beta hydrolase, translating into MCSTAMENAPSEGIVRAGEASVKWRRDGQGPAIVLLHGFPLSGHTWDGVIAHLRPRFTCYTLDLIGLGESRSTSEDDYGSPGQARAFQRVLSELGVPSYALVGNDTGGWIARELALIDSRVSRLVLTNTEIPGHRPPWIPMYQVTAHVPGFGAVVRQLMKSSLFLRSPLGFGGCFHDLGRIAGDFHARHIAPLVASDARIAGTMTFLRQMKFTRLDEFAQLHRRLTMPVLFVWGADDPTFPEGPARAMVPQFPNVAGFRSVPAAKLFFYEEYPEEVARAIEEFASSGRSGTLETSA; encoded by the coding sequence ATGTGCTCCACGGCGATGGAGAACGCACCGAGCGAAGGCATCGTGCGAGCCGGCGAGGCGTCCGTGAAGTGGCGCCGCGACGGCCAGGGCCCCGCGATCGTCCTCCTGCACGGGTTTCCCCTTTCGGGACACACCTGGGACGGCGTGATCGCGCACCTTCGCCCACGCTTCACGTGCTACACGCTCGACCTCATCGGGCTCGGCGAGTCGCGCAGCACCTCCGAGGACGACTACGGCTCGCCGGGGCAGGCGCGGGCGTTCCAGCGCGTCCTGTCGGAGCTGGGCGTCCCGTCGTACGCGCTCGTCGGCAACGACACGGGGGGCTGGATCGCGCGCGAGCTGGCTCTCATCGACTCGCGGGTGTCGCGCCTCGTTCTCACCAACACCGAGATCCCCGGTCATCGGCCGCCGTGGATCCCGATGTACCAGGTGACGGCGCACGTGCCCGGGTTCGGCGCCGTCGTCCGCCAGCTGATGAAGTCCTCGCTCTTCCTGCGCTCGCCGCTCGGCTTCGGCGGCTGCTTCCACGACCTCGGGCGCATCGCGGGCGACTTCCACGCGCGGCACATCGCGCCGCTGGTCGCGTCCGACGCGCGGATCGCCGGCACGATGACGTTCCTGCGGCAGATGAAGTTCACGCGGCTCGACGAGTTCGCGCAGCTCCATCGCCGCCTCACGATGCCGGTGCTCTTCGTCTGGGGCGCGGACGACCCGACGTTCCCCGAAGGGCCCGCGCGCGCGATGGTCCCGCAGTTTCCGAACGTGGCCGGGTTCCGCTCGGTGCCGGCCGCGAAGCTCTTCTTCTACGAGGAGTACCCGGAAGAGGTGGCCCGCGCGATCGAGGAGTTCGCGTCATCGGGGCGCTCCGGTACCCTCGAAACCTCGGCTTGA
- a CDS encoding DUF5996 family protein, giving the protein MSPGVSEAWPALPLEAWSDTYATLHMWSQIAGKVRLVQSPWLNHSWHVTLYVTARGLTTSPIPHGVRAFQIDFDFIDHHVAVRVSDGGTARVPLEPQSVASFYRRLMDALDGLGLHVDIRTRPNEVPDPVPFDRNEAQRAYDREYANRFWHALVQADRVFKIFRARFIGKCSPVHFFWGAPDLAVTRFSGRRAPEHPGGVPNLPDWVTREAYSHEVSSCGFWAGGGAVPHAAFYSYAYPEPPGFAQAKVRPGAAFYSTDLREFLLPYDAVREAEAPDQTLLDFLQSTYEAAAIAAKWDRAALERAAEPHRP; this is encoded by the coding sequence ATGAGCCCTGGCGTCTCCGAGGCATGGCCGGCGCTTCCGCTCGAGGCGTGGAGCGACACCTACGCCACGCTCCACATGTGGTCGCAGATCGCCGGCAAGGTCCGCCTCGTGCAGAGCCCGTGGCTGAACCACTCCTGGCACGTGACGCTCTACGTGACCGCGCGGGGGCTGACCACGTCGCCCATCCCGCACGGCGTACGCGCGTTCCAGATCGACTTCGACTTCATCGACCACCACGTCGCCGTCCGCGTGAGCGACGGCGGGACGGCGCGGGTGCCGCTCGAGCCGCAGTCGGTGGCGTCGTTCTACCGCCGCCTGATGGACGCGTTGGATGGGCTCGGCCTGCACGTCGACATCCGCACGCGGCCGAACGAGGTGCCCGACCCGGTCCCGTTCGATCGCAACGAGGCCCAGCGCGCCTACGATCGGGAGTACGCGAACCGGTTCTGGCACGCGCTCGTCCAGGCCGATCGCGTCTTCAAGATCTTCCGCGCGCGCTTCATCGGGAAGTGCAGCCCCGTGCACTTCTTCTGGGGCGCGCCGGATCTGGCGGTCACGCGATTCTCGGGACGGCGCGCGCCGGAGCACCCCGGCGGCGTGCCCAATCTACCGGACTGGGTGACGCGCGAAGCGTACTCGCACGAGGTGAGCAGCTGCGGCTTCTGGGCCGGCGGCGGTGCGGTGCCGCACGCCGCGTTCTACTCCTATGCATACCCGGAGCCGCCGGGATTCGCGCAGGCCAAGGTCCGGCCGGGCGCGGCGTTCTACAGCACCGATCTGCGTGAGTTCCTCCTGCCCTACGACGCCGTTCGCGAGGCCGAGGCGCCGGACCAGACGCTGCTCGACTTCCTGCAGTCCACGTACGAGGCCGCGGCGATCGCAGCCAAGTGGGATCGCGCCGCTCTCGAGCGCGCGGCCGAGCCGCACCGGCCGTGA
- a CDS encoding TMEM175 family protein, producing the protein MSRSYNQVAGTSLERIAALSDGLFAIAMTLIVLEIHVPVRESLHTEGELWWALVALGPRMVTYLMSFLTLGIFWVGQQTQLNHFRHANRHLTWIHLAFLALVALMPFSTELLAEFITFRTALLVYWLNVVFLGVVLYASWRYARGAALLRPETTDEISDAVVRRIAVAQSLYAVGAALCVLGTGWSIAFIVLVQLNYAIAPRFLSDALG; encoded by the coding sequence GTGAGCAGATCGTACAACCAGGTTGCCGGCACGAGCCTCGAGCGCATCGCGGCCCTGAGCGACGGGCTCTTCGCCATCGCCATGACGCTGATCGTGCTCGAGATCCACGTCCCGGTGCGCGAGAGCCTCCACACCGAGGGTGAGCTCTGGTGGGCGCTGGTCGCGCTCGGCCCGCGCATGGTGACCTATCTCATGAGCTTCCTCACCCTCGGCATCTTCTGGGTCGGGCAGCAGACGCAACTGAACCACTTCCGGCACGCGAACCGCCACCTCACCTGGATCCACCTGGCGTTCCTGGCCCTGGTCGCCTTGATGCCCTTTTCGACCGAGCTGCTGGCGGAGTTCATCACCTTCCGCACGGCGCTCCTGGTCTACTGGCTGAACGTCGTGTTCCTCGGCGTCGTGCTCTACGCGTCGTGGCGGTACGCGCGCGGGGCCGCGCTCTTGAGGCCGGAGACGACGGACGAGATCTCCGACGCCGTCGTGCGCCGCATCGCCGTCGCCCAGAGCCTCTATGCCGTCGGCGCGGCACTCTGCGTCCTCGGCACCGGGTGGAGCATCGCGTTCATCGTCCTCGTGCAGCTCAACTACGCGATCGCACCGCGCTTTCTGTCCGACGCCCTCGGTTAG
- a CDS encoding DUF488 domain-containing protein, producing the protein MVALCYIDGVVTVYTLGHSTLSIEAFVALLHEHRIRGLVDIRRFPASRRHPHFSREALEAALGRERVRYDWIEALGGRRPSRPDSPHVAWEVEAFRGYADHMETPEFASGIATLLRIAGERPTTVMCAEAVPWRCHRRLLGDALVVRGVEVVNVGPGMREPHRLTPFARVDGKRLVYDRGRQGRLPGT; encoded by the coding sequence ATGGTCGCCCTCTGCTACATTGACGGCGTCGTGACCGTCTACACCCTCGGGCACTCGACGCTTTCCATCGAGGCGTTCGTGGCGCTGCTGCACGAGCACCGCATCCGCGGGCTGGTCGACATCCGCCGCTTTCCCGCCTCGCGCCGGCACCCGCACTTCAGCCGCGAAGCCCTCGAAGCCGCGCTCGGGCGCGAGCGCGTGCGCTACGATTGGATCGAAGCGTTGGGTGGGCGGCGGCCGTCGCGCCCCGACTCGCCCCACGTGGCGTGGGAGGTGGAGGCCTTCCGGGGCTACGCCGACCACATGGAGACGCCGGAGTTCGCGAGCGGCATCGCGACCTTACTGCGGATCGCCGGCGAGCGGCCGACGACCGTGATGTGCGCCGAGGCGGTGCCGTGGCGCTGCCATCGCCGGCTCCTGGGCGACGCGCTCGTCGTCCGTGGGGTCGAAGTCGTGAACGTCGGGCCGGGCATGCGCGAGCCGCATCGGCTGACGCCGTTCGCGCGTGTCGATGGCAAACGGCTCGTCTACGATCGCGGCCGGCAGGGACGCCTTCCGGGAACCTGA
- a CDS encoding DHHA1 domain-containing protein: protein MRPQVLVVSHGPHCLDGVTAAAAVARYFDDAAEVTATFASNSEIDRVLQGLRPAASRDTELWITDISWREAATDAHLRSLVADGVRIYWIDHHRTALERVRAGKVDVPFAGTVLSEDFAASRLVFDYLQARAAREGRPHVRLASFRPTVAMADDNDRWLHEIPGSRELGWVVRALGPDAYPDFLTLDERVTYTPRMAAARDRVGAEIARSFEVAERSRVERRVGDTTLVTAICNGHPSEIADAWGKKLSRAVFALYDAQSLAVSLRRSPDCTVDLSKVAQALGGGGHAAAAGCELPDLRTGFAALVAEVVSKALK from the coding sequence ATGCGTCCGCAGGTTCTGGTGGTGAGCCACGGCCCTCATTGCCTCGACGGCGTCACCGCCGCGGCCGCGGTCGCGCGCTACTTCGACGACGCGGCCGAGGTCACCGCCACCTTCGCGTCGAACAGCGAGATCGATCGCGTGCTCCAGGGGTTGCGTCCGGCGGCGAGCCGCGACACCGAGCTCTGGATCACCGACATCTCGTGGCGCGAGGCGGCGACGGACGCCCACTTGCGGAGTCTCGTCGCCGACGGCGTCCGCATCTACTGGATCGATCATCACCGCACCGCGCTCGAGCGCGTCCGCGCGGGCAAGGTCGACGTTCCCTTCGCGGGTACGGTGCTGTCCGAGGACTTCGCGGCGTCGCGCCTCGTCTTCGACTACCTGCAGGCGCGTGCCGCACGGGAGGGACGACCGCATGTGCGCCTCGCGTCCTTCCGCCCCACCGTCGCGATGGCCGACGACAACGACCGCTGGTTGCACGAGATTCCCGGATCGCGCGAGCTCGGATGGGTCGTGCGCGCGCTCGGCCCCGACGCCTATCCGGATTTTCTCACGCTCGATGAGCGAGTTACGTACACGCCGCGCATGGCGGCGGCGCGCGACCGCGTCGGTGCGGAGATCGCCCGCAGCTTCGAGGTCGCCGAGCGCAGCCGTGTCGAGCGCCGCGTCGGCGACACGACGCTCGTCACTGCAATATGCAACGGCCACCCGAGCGAGATCGCCGACGCGTGGGGGAAGAAGCTTTCGCGAGCCGTGTTCGCGCTCTACGACGCGCAGAGCCTCGCGGTGAGTCTTCGCCGCTCGCCCGACTGCACGGTCGACCTCTCCAAGGTGGCCCAGGCGCTCGGCGGCGGCGGGCACGCGGCCGCCGCAGGCTGCGAGCTCCCCGATCTGCGAACCGGTTTCGCCGCGCTCGTCGCAGAGGTCGTCTCGAAGGCGCTCAAGTAG
- a CDS encoding D-alanine--D-alanine ligase family protein, with the protein MSERVRVGVLYGGRSGEHEVSLRSAATVIAALDTSRFEIVPIAIGKDGRWRTGIDSLRLLDEAQRDLHPLPEHGVEVTIAPEPTRRALVPLGGGGPIVLDVIFPVLHGTYGEDGTIQGLLDLADLPYVGSGVLASAVGMDKPLMKAVLRDAGLPVCRWIVARPREESPDDIAARVHAEIGFPCFVKPANLGSSVGIVKVKAAGALAAAVAEAGSYDVKIIVEAGVDARELECAVMGNESPEASGIGEIVPSHEFYDYADKYVDGGAQVLIPAPIPAEVAEEARALAIRTFRAVDAAGLGRVDFFLERRTNRLYVNEINTMPGFTRSSLYPRLWEAAGRPIGAVVERLVDLAIARHAARASRRLSFAPPTGAPANAARRSSGGSL; encoded by the coding sequence ATGTCGGAGCGCGTGCGGGTCGGCGTCCTCTACGGCGGACGCTCCGGCGAGCACGAGGTCTCGCTTCGCTCCGCTGCGACGGTGATTGCCGCGCTCGACACGTCGCGCTTCGAGATCGTGCCCATCGCGATCGGCAAGGACGGTCGCTGGCGCACGGGCATCGACAGCCTGCGACTTCTGGACGAAGCGCAGCGCGACTTGCATCCGCTTCCCGAACACGGCGTCGAGGTGACGATCGCACCCGAGCCGACGCGGCGGGCACTCGTGCCGCTCGGTGGCGGCGGGCCGATCGTGCTCGACGTGATCTTCCCCGTGCTACACGGCACGTACGGCGAGGACGGAACCATCCAGGGCCTCCTCGATCTCGCGGATCTGCCGTACGTCGGCTCCGGCGTCCTGGCGTCGGCCGTCGGCATGGACAAGCCCCTCATGAAGGCGGTGCTGCGCGACGCCGGGCTGCCGGTGTGCCGTTGGATCGTGGCGCGACCGCGCGAGGAATCGCCCGACGACATTGCGGCGCGCGTGCACGCCGAGATCGGCTTCCCGTGCTTCGTGAAGCCGGCCAACCTGGGATCGTCGGTCGGCATCGTGAAGGTGAAGGCGGCGGGCGCACTCGCCGCCGCCGTCGCGGAGGCGGGCTCGTACGACGTCAAGATCATCGTCGAAGCCGGCGTCGACGCGCGCGAGCTCGAGTGCGCGGTCATGGGAAACGAGTCACCCGAGGCGTCGGGGATCGGCGAGATCGTACCGTCGCACGAGTTCTACGACTACGCCGACAAGTACGTCGACGGCGGCGCGCAGGTGCTGATACCGGCGCCGATCCCCGCCGAGGTCGCGGAGGAGGCGCGCGCGCTCGCGATCCGCACGTTCCGGGCCGTCGACGCCGCCGGTCTCGGGCGCGTCGACTTCTTCCTCGAACGCCGCACGAACCGCCTCTACGTCAACGAGATCAACACCATGCCGGGGTTCACGCGGAGCAGCCTCTATCCCCGGCTGTGGGAGGCCGCCGGGCGGCCGATCGGCGCCGTGGTGGAGCGGCTCGTCGACCTCGCCATCGCTCGCCACGCTGCCCGGGCGTCGCGCCGGCTCTCGTTCGCGCCCCCGACCGGTGCGCCGGCTAACGCCGCGCGACGATCGTCGGGCGGTAGCCTTTGA